Proteins co-encoded in one Halorussus vallis genomic window:
- a CDS encoding tryptophan--tRNA ligase, whose product MTDEDFTVTPYAVEGDVDYDKVLEQFGADELTDEDRDRFPKPLHPLVKRGIFYGGRDVDEWLDGVESDETVSIVTGRGPSGKMHIGHVFVFYLAKRLQEQTGAHVYIPISDDEKYFAKDQSFEDIQGWAKNNVEEVMAVGFDPEKTRIIVDTADADVVYPHAAKFAKKYTQSTVDATYGNPENIGLSFYPAVQATHLLLPQLVHGKHRTMVPIAVDQDPHIRLCRDVAAKEQFEVSKPSALLSRFFPQLKGSGGKMSSSGDDPTIYLDDDRETIKNKISKYAYSGGQTSVEEHREKGGDPDVDVSYQLMYYFFEEDDAEVERLAEEYRSGELLSGEMKLTAAEKVADFLEEHQERKADLGDFDEEMAKYRFTDEEREILTSDLLY is encoded by the coding sequence ATGACAGACGAGGATTTCACCGTCACGCCCTACGCGGTCGAGGGCGACGTGGACTACGACAAGGTCCTCGAACAGTTCGGAGCCGACGAACTCACCGACGAGGACCGCGACCGGTTCCCGAAACCGCTCCACCCGCTGGTCAAGCGCGGCATCTTCTACGGCGGCCGCGACGTCGACGAGTGGCTCGACGGCGTCGAGTCCGACGAGACGGTTTCCATCGTCACCGGGCGCGGCCCGTCGGGTAAGATGCACATCGGGCACGTCTTCGTGTTCTACCTCGCCAAGCGCCTGCAGGAGCAGACCGGCGCGCACGTTTACATCCCCATCTCCGACGACGAGAAGTACTTCGCGAAGGACCAGTCGTTCGAGGACATCCAGGGCTGGGCGAAGAACAACGTCGAGGAAGTGATGGCGGTCGGCTTCGACCCCGAGAAGACCCGCATCATCGTCGACACCGCCGACGCCGACGTGGTCTACCCCCACGCCGCGAAGTTCGCCAAGAAGTACACCCAGTCGACGGTCGACGCCACCTACGGGAACCCCGAGAACATCGGCCTGTCGTTCTACCCCGCCGTGCAGGCGACCCACCTCCTGCTCCCCCAACTGGTCCACGGCAAGCACCGGACGATGGTCCCCATCGCCGTCGACCAGGACCCCCACATCCGACTCTGCCGCGACGTGGCCGCCAAAGAGCAGTTCGAGGTTTCCAAGCCCTCGGCCCTGCTGAGCCGGTTCTTCCCGCAGCTCAAGGGGTCGGGCGGCAAGATGAGCAGTTCGGGCGACGACCCGACCATCTACCTCGACGACGACCGCGAAACCATCAAGAACAAGATCAGCAAGTACGCCTACTCGGGCGGTCAGACGAGCGTCGAGGAACACCGCGAGAAGGGCGGTGACCCGGACGTCGACGTCTCCTACCAGCTGATGTACTACTTCTTCGAGGAGGACGACGCGGAAGTCGAGCGCCTCGCCGAGGAGTACCGCTCCGGCGAACTGCTGAGCGGCGAGATGAAACTCACCGCGGCCGAAAAGGTCGCCGACTTCCTCGAAGAACACCAGGAGCGCAAGGCCGACCTCGGCGACTTCGACGAGGAGATGGCGAAGTACCGGTTCACCGACGAGGAGCGCGAGATTCTGACGAGCGACCTGCTGTACTGA
- a CDS encoding pyridoxamine 5'-phosphate oxidase family protein has product MPNRDDEADDSNEHSGDSDGPATRRSRPVTEESYGIPDDEEGLLSWEFVADRMADDRTYWVSTTRPDGHPHARPVWGIWFDDTFHCGGGERTRWVQNLAENAEITVHRESGTEVVIVEGRAGMLTERTADEERLERIDDAYEEKYGIRHGTPVFAVHPHTVFAWSDYPEDATRWTFGHQSDEEEDEE; this is encoded by the coding sequence ATGCCGAATCGAGACGACGAAGCCGACGACTCGAACGAGCACAGCGGTGACTCCGACGGGCCGGCGACCCGCCGGAGTCGCCCGGTGACGGAGGAGAGCTACGGCATTCCCGACGACGAGGAGGGACTGCTGTCGTGGGAGTTCGTCGCCGACCGGATGGCCGACGACCGGACGTACTGGGTTTCGACCACGCGCCCGGACGGCCACCCGCACGCGCGACCCGTCTGGGGCATCTGGTTCGACGACACCTTCCACTGCGGCGGCGGCGAGCGGACGCGGTGGGTCCAGAACCTCGCGGAGAACGCCGAGATAACTGTCCACCGCGAGAGCGGCACCGAGGTCGTCATCGTCGAGGGCCGGGCGGGGATGCTCACGGAGCGGACCGCCGACGAGGAACGCCTGGAGCGAATCGACGACGCCTACGAGGAGAAGTACGGAATCCGCCACGGGACGCCCGTCTTCGCGGTCCACCCCCACACGGTCTTCGCGTGGAGCGACTACCCCGAGGACGCGACCCGGTGGACGTTCGGTCACCAGAGCGACGAGGAAGAAGACGAGGAGTGA